Proteins encoded together in one Triticum dicoccoides isolate Atlit2015 ecotype Zavitan chromosome 7B, WEW_v2.0, whole genome shotgun sequence window:
- the LOC119335875 gene encoding protein PHOTOPERIOD-INDEPENDENT EARLY FLOWERING 1-like isoform X6 — protein sequence MASKGPRSKLDHETRPRRKKALEAPREPRKPKVHWDHVLGEMVWLSKEFESERKWKLSMAKKIAQRANMGVVDQATKDEKKQKEGEHRLRKVALNISKDVKKFWTKIEKLVLYKNQLEVEERKKKALDKQLDFLLGQTERYSTMLAENLVDVPHLQTQENGLLQTNVLSKEEVAGPSQTNQLSQEEVAGPSQTNQPSQEEVAGPSQTNQPLQEDVAEPSQTNQPLQEDVAEPSHTNQPLQEDVAEPLHANQPAQEEVAEENINAATPDDLDTMETDDDYDSSSLNEEQEDDERTIDEDEAQITEAERNEELAALQAEADIPIDDLLKSYLKSQVSRESSPANKDTCSNSDLKNSTKDSSNQVNGCNHDSGYTSSDEGNFSEEVDDSHHYAEFVKRNHGKSNGGISGEQEDNDYVCTDEGKDDEATLSEEEDLAKKDGPDPLDEIKLLQKESEIPLEELLARYPKDGYADDVTTELEDSPTHSSEEVNSDMSLDDLPADLELNNDTSENHEIAEVLGTEHVSGNALQLEIVSEPSVQETSVKGDELTDAKVMADEEASVQECSVEEVEMTDAKVMADQETIVQECPVKEDELTDAKVMADEETSVQERSVKEDELTDAKAIADEETGDSVMADAAAAARAAQPTGNTFSTTSVRTKFPFLLKHSLREYQHIGLDWLVAMYEKRLNGILADEMGLGKTIMTISLLAHLACEKGIWGPHLIVVPTSVMLNWETEFLKWCPAFKILTYFGSAKERKQKRQGWMKPNFFHVCITTYRLVIQDSKAFKRKKWKYLILDEAHLIKNWKSQRWQTLLNFNSKRRILLTGTPLQNDLMELWSLMHFLMPHVFQSHQEFKDWFCNPISGMVEGQDKVNKEVIDRLHNVLRPFILRRLKRDVEKQLPQKHEHVIYCRLSRRQRNLYEDFIASSDTQATLSSGNYFGMISIIMQLRKVCNHPDLFEGRPIISSFDMAGIDMQISSSVCMVLDKGPFSQAGLSDMNLVFTQNEFNMTSWEADEVAAVFLPGITSRGSGAEISCSSKAGQRSNGTNIFEEIQKALQEERIKEAKERAASIAWWNRLRCEKRPVYGRNIRELLTIRHPMCDVLEKKNNPSCYMDFSSSLADLVLSSVERFNKMLGFIESFTFAIPAARAATPICWCKKRNSPVLLGPAYREQCMNEFSPILSPIRPAIVRRQVYFPDRRLIQFDCGKLQELAVLLRRLKSEGHRALIFTQMTKMLDTLEEFINLYGYTYLRLDGSTQPEERQTLMQRFNTNPKFFLFILSTRSGGVGVNLVGADTVIFYDSDWNPAMDQQAQDRCHRIGQTREVNIYRLISESTIEENILKKANQKRTLDDLVIQRGCYNTEFFKKLDPMEFFSGHTALNVEEQPRDRSMTAVSSNETGLALSNADVEAAIRQAEDEADYMALKRLEQEEAADNQEFSEEVAGRLEDDELVNEEDTKPDDHTSEEHKHQSSDADKDKNVGLPVNQINEEKALTLAAGDGDMDMLADVKQMAAAAAAAGQASSSFENHLRPIDRYAMRFLELWDPIIDKAAVNYQVNVAEEEWELERIEKLKEDLEAEIDEDQEPLSYESWDVDFATTAYRQQVEALAKKQLLEEQERQALEAAKELEEMNEMASHRKKSKKKKRKAGKFKSLKKGRVSSESEAMHDETSVDTMSIDDNAPSPELMSDESPHHGSHKRKKMTPRNEEVSSSSRALKKFKKAPKSNFTPESSSHKHSLEGKQLKLMDEVNDSDPKSVRIKSDGRISMPSMPAKRVMVIKPERLKKKGLLWPRDCALDSWTTEEDAVLCGTVHEYGPVWELASDFLHSIPGGAFYRGRYRHPVHCCERFRELFCKYVLSATDNANSEKAPSGAGKAVLKVSEDQTRMLLNVISEIPNNELLLQKHFMAILSSVWRSKCAHESRHVTSVCSSATHKPVRLSENWSMANDKPSFNLVRTALVDAQAQCSRVAIPTSNQEPRRRHLDLVLDFRTDRHAYQADFPSLVNVSILEPDPIRRTVVPVEQSLLSGLPHRHAENRFRIASEACFEGEGSHWASSVHMNDAARHKSGSKSTGKHKAASESGRPPKSKIQRTAEPQEMPALKFDFLRSPRQLLTSAAEFPITQSLSDFGIDDSELTYMEDLPLEETDTEFAPSQYDPVSLAGIEELDPLVDLTDIG from the exons ATGGCATCAAAAGGTCCCCGGTCGAAGCTAGACCATGAGACAAGACCTAGACGCAAGAAG GCTCTTGAAGCTCCAAGGGAGCCTCGGAAGCCAAAAGTTCACTGGGACCATGTTCTGGGGGAAATGGTTTGGCTGTCAAAG GAGTTTGAATCTGAGAGGAAGTGGAAGTTGTCCATGGCTAAAAAGATTGCTCAAAGGGCCAATATGGGTGTAGTTGACCAAGCAACAAAGGATGAGAAAAAACAGAAG GAGGGGGAACATCGCCTGAGAAAAGTTGCCCTAAATATTTCTAAGGATGTGAAGAAGTTCTGGACCAAAATAGAGAAGTTG GTTCTCTATAAGAATCAGCTAGAGGTTGAGGAAAGGAAGAAAAAGGCCCTCGATAAGCAGCTTGATTTCCTTTTAGGTCAGACTGAAAG ATATTCTACAATGTTGGCTGAAAATCTCGTGGATGTTCCCCATTTGCAAACACAAGAAAATGGACTGTTACAGACAAATGTACTATCCAAGGAGGAAGTAGCAGGACCTTCCCAGACTAATCAACTGTCCCAGGAGGAAGTAGCAGGACCTTCCCAGACTAATCAACCATCCCAGGAGGAAGTGGCAGGACCGTCACAGACTAATCAACCATTGCAGGAGGATGTAGCAGAACCTTCGCAGACTAATCAACCATTGCAGGAGGATGTAGCAGAACCTTCGCACACTAATCAACCATTGCAGGAGGATGTAGCAGAACCTTTGCACGCTAATCAACCAGCGCAGGAGGAAGTAGCTGAGGAGAACATAAATGCAGCAACTCCTGATGATCTAG ATACAATGGAAACTGATGATGACTACGATAGCAGCTCCTTGAACGAAGAACAG GAAGATGACGAGCGCACAATTGATGAGGATGAAGCCCAAATCACGGAGGCTGAGCGCAATGAAGAATTAGCTGCATTGCAGGCAGAAGCTGACATACCAATTGATGATCTTCTTAAGTCGTATCTCAAAAGCCAAG TTAGCAGGGAAAGCAGTCCAGCTAACAAAGACACTTGCAGCAACTCAGATTTGAAGAATTCAACTAAAG ATTCTTCAAACCAAGTTAATGGCTGTAATCATGATTCTGGTTATACTTCAAGTGACGAAGGCAATTTTTCTGAGGAAGTTGATGATAGCCACCATTATGCTGAGTTTGTGAAGAGGAATCAT GGGAAAAGTAACGGCGGTATCTCTGGTGAGCAG GAGGATAACGATTATGTTTGTACTGATGAAGGAAAG GATGATGAAGCAACTTTATCTGAAGAGGAAGATTTGGCAAAGAAAGATGGCCCTGATCCTTTGGATGAG ATTAAGCTTCTGCAAAAAGAGAGTGAGATCCCACTAGAAGAACTTCTTGCGAGGTACCCAAAG GATGGCTATGCAGATGACGTAACAACAGAACTGGAGGATTCACCCACACATTCTAGCGAAGAGGTTAATAGTGACATGTCTCTGGATGATCTACCTGCGGACTTGGAACTGAACAATgatacgtctgaaaatcatgaaatagCAGAAGTGCTGGGAACTGAGCATGTGAGCGGCAATGCCCTACAACTAGAAATAGTTTCAGAGCCTAGCGTGCAAGAAACCTCTGTTAAAGGAGACGAGCTGACTGATGCTAAGGTGATGGCCGATGAGGAAGCTAGTGTACAAGAATGTTCTGTTGAAGAAGTTGAGATGACCGATGCTAAGGTGATGGCCGATCAGGAAACTATTGTACAAGAATGTCCTGTTAAAGAAGATGAGCTGACTGATGCTAAGGTGATGGCCGATGAGGAAACTAGTGTACAAGAACGTTCTGTTAAAGAAGATGAGCTGACTGATGCTAAGGCGATTGCCGATGAGGAAACTGGTGACAGTGTAAtggctgatgctgctgctgctgcaagaGCAGCACAACCAACTGGGAACACCTTCTCAACAACGAGTGTCCGCACGAAATTCCCATTCCTTCTCAAGCATTCTCTTCGGGAATATCAGCATATTGGGTTGGACTGGTTGGTTGCTATGTATGAAAAGAGGCTGAATGGAATTTTAGCAGATGAAATGGGTTTAGGGAAGACGATCATGACTATCTCCTTGCTAGCACACCTTGCATGTGAGAAGGGGATATGGGGTCCACATCTTATTGTCGTGCCAACCAGTGTTATGTTAAATTGGGAGACAGAATTTCTGAAATGGTGTCCTGCCTTTAAAATACTTACTTATTTTGGAAGTGCAAAGGAGAGAAAGCAGAAACGTCAAGGTTGGATGAAGCCAAATTTTTTCCATGTATGCATCACGACATACAGGCTAGTTATTCAGGACTCCAAAGCGTTCAAGCGAAAGAAGTGGAAGTATCTTATTCTTGATGAGGCTCATCTGATAAAGAACTGGAAATCACAAAGATGGCAGACTCTGCTGAATTTTAATTCGAAACGACGTATTCTGTTGACTGGAACTCCTTTGCAAAATGACCTTATGGAACTTTGGTCTCTCATGCACTTTTTGATGCCACATGTATTCCAGTCTCACCAAGAGTTCAAGGATTGGTTCTGCAATCCAATATCAGGAATGGTGGAGGGCCAAGACAAGGTAAACAAGGAAGTTATCGATCGGTTGCACAATGTCCTCCGCCCATTTATATTACGGCGATTGAAACGAGATGTTGAGAAACAGTTACCACAGAAGCATGAGCATGTCATATATTGCCGACTTTCCAGAAGGCAAAGAAACTTGTATGAAGATTTTATTGCCAGCTCAGATACACAAGCAACACTGTCAAGTGGCAACTATTTTGGTATGATTAGCATCATTATGCAACTCAGAAAGGTCTGTAACCATCCGGATCTTTTTGAAGGCCGCCCAATTATCAGCTCATTTGACATGGCAGGGATTGACATGCAGATCAGCTCTTCTGTTTGCATGGTCCTGGATAAGGGCCCATTTTCTCAGGCTGGTCTGTCTGATATGAACCTTGTGTTTACTCAAAATGAATTTAATATGACTTCTTGGGAGGCGGATGAGGTTGCTGCTGTCTTTCTTCCAGGCATCACCTCTAGGGGCTCTGGTGCAGAGATTTCTTGCTCTAGCAAggctggtcagagaagtaatggaacaaatatttttgaagaaattcagaAAGCCTTGCAGGAGGAGAGaattaaagaggccaaagaaagAGCAGCTTCAATTGCTTGGTGGAATAGGTTGAGATGCGAGAAGAGGCCTGTTTATGGTAGAAACATTAGAGAGCTTCTGACCATAAGACATCCTATGTGTGATGTTCTTGAGAAGAAGAACAACCCTTCATGCTACATGGATTTTTCATCGAGTCTAGCAGATCTTGTTCTTTCATCTGTGGAACGCTTCAATAAAATGCTTGGCTTTATTGAATCATTTACTTTTGCAATTCCTGCTGCACGGGCTGCTACTCCTATTTGCTGGTGCAAAAAAAGGAATTCACCTGTTCTTCTTGGACCAGCTTACAGAGAACAATGTATGAATGAGTTCTCGCCCATTCTCTCCCCTATAAGGCCTGCAATTGTTCGCCGTCAAGTGTACTTCCCGGACAGGCGCTTGATCCAGTTTGACTGTGGGAAGTTGCAGGAGCTTGCTGTCTTGCTGAGACGTTTGAAGTCAGAAGGACACAGAGCCTTGATATTTACTCAGATGACCAAGATGCTTGATACTTTGGAGGAATTCATTAATTTGTATGGCTATACATATTTGAGGTTAGATGGTTCTACCCAGCCAGAAGAGAGGCAGACACTAATGCAGAGGTTCAATACAAACCCGaagttttttcttttcattttatccACTCGCAGTGGCGGTGTGGGAGTCAACCTAGTAGGGGCAGACACTGTTATATTCTATGACAGTGACTGGAACCCTGCAATGGATCAACAAGCCCAAGACAGATGCCACAGGATAGGACAAACACGTGAAGTTAACATCTATAGGCTAATTAGTGAGAGCACTATAGAGGAGAATATTCTCAAGAAAGCAAATCAGAAGCGAACACTTGATGATTTAGTGATACAACGCGGTTGTTACAATACAGAGTTCTTCAAGAAGCTAGACCCTATGGAATTTTTTTCTGGGCACACAGCTCTTAATGTCGAAGAACAGCCGAGGGATCGCTCTATGACTGCTGTATCCTCAAATGAAACTGGTCTGGCTCTGTCAAATGCAGATGTTGAAGCAGCTATTAGACAGGCAGAAGACGAAGCTGACTATATGGCTCTCAAAAGGTTGGAGCAGGAAGAGGCTGCAGACAATCAAGAATTCAGTGAGGAGGTTGCTGGAAGGCTAGAGGATGATGAGCTTGTAAATGAGGAGGATACAAAACCTGATGATCACACCAGTGAAGAGCATAAACATCAAAGTTCTGATGCGGATAAGGATAAAAATGTTGGTTTACCTGTGAACCAAATAAATGAAGAAAAGGCTCTTACATTGGCTGCAGGTGATGGAGATATGGATATGCTTGCTGATGTTAAGCAAATGGCTGCTGCAGCAGCTGCAGCAGGACAAGCGAGTTCATCTTTTGAAAATCACCTTCGGCCAATAGATAGATATGCAATGCGGTTTTTGGAGCTCTGGGATCCAATAATTGACAAAGCTGCTGTAAATTATCAGGTGAATGTTGCAGAGGAAGAATGGGAACTTGAACGCATTGAAAAACTCAAAGAAGATTTAGAAGCAGAAATTGATGAAGACCAGGAACCACTATCTTATGAGT CATGGGATGTTGATTTCGCTACTACAGCGTATCGCCAACAGGTTGAGGCTCTAGCTAAAAAGCAG TTGTTGGAAGAACAGGAAAGACAAGCTCTTGAAGCAGCCAAAGAGCTAGAGGAAATGAATGAAATGGCAAG TCACCGCAAAAagtcaaagaagaagaaaaggaaggcaggcAAGTTTAAGTCTTTAAAAAAAGGACGTGTGTCATCTGAGTCAGAGGCCATGCATGATGAAACGTCTGTAgatactatgagtattgatgacaatGCACCCTCGCCAGAGCTTATGAGTGATGAATCACCACATCATGGTTCACATAAGCGTAAAAAGATGACACCTAGAAATGAGGAAGTGAGCAGCAGTAGCAGAGCCCTGAAGAAGTTCAAGAAAGCCCCTAAATCGAACTTCACTCCTGAGTCCTCATCACATAAGCACTCGCTCGAAGGCAAGCAACTCAAGTTGATGGATGAAGTGAATGATTCTGATCCAAAGTCGGTGAGAATTAAGAGTGATGGCCGGATTTCCATGCCCTCCATGCCAGCAAAACGTGTTATGGTAATTAAGcctgagaggttgaagaagaagggTCTTTTGTGGCCTCGAGATTGTGCTTTAGATTCGTGGACTACCGAGGAAGATGCAGTTCTTTGTGGAACTGTACATGAGTACGGTCCTGTTTGGGAACTGGCTAGTGACTTTCTTCATTCCATACCTGGTGGTGCATTTTATAGGGGAAGATATCGTCATCCTGTACATTGCTGTGAGAGATTCCGAGAATTATTCTGCAAATATGTATTGTCAGCTACTGACAATGCAAACAGTGAGAAGGCTCCTTCTGGTGCCGGGAAGGCTGTCTTGAAAGTATCTGAG GATCAAACTCGGATGTTGCTGAATGTGATCAGTGAAATTCCTAACAACGAGTTGCTTCTCCAGAAACATTTCATGGCCATACTTTCTTCTGTTTGGAGATCAAAATGTGCTCATGAGTCCCGACATGTTACAAGTGTTTGTTCTAGTGCAACCCATAAGCCTGTTAGATTGAGTGAGAACTGGTCCATGGCAAACGACAAGCCATCATTTAATCTGGTAAGGACAGCCCTCGTAGACGCACAGGCCCAATGTTCAAGAGTGgcaataccaacaagcaaccaggaACCTCGCCGGAGGCATTTAGATTTAGTATTGGATTTCCGGACAGATCGACATGCTTACCAGGCTGACTTTCCATCTTTAGTGAATGTGTCCATTCTAGAACCAGATCCTATTAGACGCACTGTTGTGCCGGTGGAACAATCACTGCTGTCTGGGCTTCCTCATAGACATGCTGAGAACAGATTCAG GATAGCATCAGAAGCTTGTTTTGAAGGGGAAGGTTCTCACTGGGCATCATCTGTCCACATGAATGATGCTGCTCGACATAAATCTGGTTCAAAGTCCACAGGAAAACACAAAGCAGCTTCAGAATCGGGAAGACCACCGAAATCGAAAATTCAGAGGACGGCTGAACCGCAGGAAATGCCGGCTTTGAAGTTTGATTTTCTCCGATCCCCCCGGCAACTGTTGACAAGTGCAGCTGAGTTCCCCATCACACAGTCCCTATCCGACTTTGGCATCGATGATTCTGAGTTGACCTACATGGAGGATCTTCCTCTAGAAGAGACTGACACTGAGTTTGCCCCGTCCCAGTATGACCCAGTTTCCCTTGCTGGTATCGAGGAGTTGGATCCTCTTGTGGATTTgacagacattggatga